The Punica granatum isolate Tunisia-2019 chromosome 4, ASM765513v2, whole genome shotgun sequence genome has a window encoding:
- the LOC116205452 gene encoding protein EXORDIUM-like 5, which yields MSPARLFFLPLLIPALLCAFYSADASDQQLQTLSTKPQYFNPKLPLRPLSSSKRFEGSSDLVQLRYHMGPVLSSAPINVYLIWYGRWSAPHQLLIKDFLLSISPAASRRASPLSPSVSEWWRTVSLYTDQTGANVSRSVVIAGEHHDTAYSQGTHLTRLTVQDVIASAVRSAPFQVDHKNGIYLILTSEDVTVQDFCRAVCGFHYFTFPSKVGYTLPYAWVGNSGKQCPEVCAYPFAIPSYMGGGGGSGPKPLTPPNGEVGVDGMISVIGHELAELATNPLVNAWYAGEDPTAPTEIGDLCEGLYGTGGGGGFIGQVMRDRSGRSFNVNGRRGRRFLVQWVWSPVLKACAGPNALD from the exons ATGTCTCCGGCCcgcctcttcttcctccccctCCTAATTCCGGCCCTGCTCTGCGCTTTTTACTCGGCCGATGCTTCCGATCAGCAGCTCCAGACCCTGAGCACGAAACCCCAGTACTTCAACCCGAAGCTGCCCCTCCGGCCGCTCTCCTCCTCGAAGCGGTTCGAGGGCTCCTCGGACCTGGTCCAGCTCCGGTACCACATGGGCCCCGTCCTCTCCTCGGCCCCCATCAACGTCTACCTCATCTGGTACGGCCGCTGGTCCGCCCCCCACCAGCTCCTCATCAAGGACTTCCTCCTCTCCATCTCACCTGCCGCCAGCCGCCGTGCCTCCCCTCTCTCCCCCTCCGTCTCCGAGTGGTGGCGCACCGTCTCCCTCTACACTGACCAGACCGGCGCCAACGTCTCCCGCTCCGTCGTAATCGCCGGCGAGCACCACGACACCGCCTACTCCCAGGGCACCCACCTCACCCGCCTCACCGTCCAGGACGTCATCGCCTCCGCCGTCCGATCCGCTCCCTTTCAG GTCGACCACAAGAACGGGATCTACTTGATCCTGACATCGGAGGACGTGACCGTACAAGATTTCTGCCGGGCGGTTTGTGGGTTCCATTACTTCACTTTCCCCTCCAAGGTGGGCTACACCCTCCCCTACGCCTGGGTCGGCAACTCCGGCAAGCAGTGCCCGGAGGTCTGCGCCTATCCCTTCGCCATCCCCTCCTACATGGGCGGCGGGGGCGGGTCGGGCCCTAAGCCGCTTACACCTCCCAACGGGGAGGTCGGGGTGGACGGGATGATCAGCGTGATCGGGCACGAGCTCGCGGAGCTCGCCACTAACCCGCTCGTGAACGCGTGGTATGCCGGGGAGGACCCCACTGCCCCCACCGAGATAGGCGATCTCTGTGAGGGACTGTACGGGACCGGTGGCGGCGGGGGATTCATTGGCCAGGTGATGAGGGACAGATCTGGGAGGAGCTTCAACGTGAACGGTCGGCGAGGCCGGCGGTTCCTGGTCCAGTGGGTTTGGAGCCCCGTGTTGAAGGCCTGCGCTGGGCCCAATGCTCTCGATTGA
- the LOC116202710 gene encoding probable serine/threonine-protein kinase PIX13 isoform X2, which produces MGFHCCWGSPAESSTPVTTGHLSTERISQTTSNTTSSGGSNFSKNSHFSAASGDEAYPNGQILPDPNLRIFTLAELRAATRNFRPDTVLGEGGFGKVFKGWLEEKSSSRNGSGSVIAVKKLNSESLQGYEEWQSEVNFLGRLSHPNLVKLLGYCLEEKELLLVYEFMQRGSLENHLFGRGSAVQPLLWDLRLKIAIGAARGLAFLHRSERQVIYRDFKASNILLDGNYNAKLSDFGLAKLGPSASQSHVTTRVMGTYGYAAPEYVATGHLYVKSDVYAFGVVLVEMLTGLRALDPTRPSGRHNLIDWIKPFLSDRRKLKGVMDSHLEGRYPSRTVFQIAQLAFKCLEAEPKFRPSMKVVVETLERLEAAGEKPTEPRSRPNNHPMARRNHEPLHHRSPLHLRPDSNGRAYQNSPRR; this is translated from the exons ATGGGGTTTCACTGCTGCTGGGGCTCTCCAGCTGAATCTTCAACCCCTGTAACCACTGGTCATCTCAGCACAG AGAGGATATCTCAGACGACAAGCAACACGACATCTTCAGGAGGAAGCAACTTCTCCAAGAACAGCCACTTCTCAGCAGCAAGTGGCGACGAGGCATATCCAAATGGGCAGATCCTCCCTGACCCGAACTTGAGGATTTTTACTCTGGCCGAGTTGAGGGCTGCCACTAGAAACTTCAGGCCTGACACCGTCCTCGGAGAAGGAGGGTTTGGGAAGGTCTTCAAAGGGTGGTTGGAAGAGAAGTCCTCTTCGAGGAATGGAAGTGGGTCTGTGATTGCTGTGAAGAAGCTCAACTCTGAGAGCTTGCAGGGCTATGAGGAGTGGCAG TCAGAGGTCAATTTCTTGGGGCGACTTTCTCATCCCAACCTCGTGAAGCTCCTGGGATATTGtttagaagaaaaagagttgCTCCTCGTGTATGAGTTTATGCAGAGGGGCAGCTTGGAGAATCATCTATTTGGAA GAGGTTCTGCAGTTCAGCCTCTTCTATGGGACTTACGGCTTAAAATTGCTATTGGAGCAGCCCGAGGCCTTGCCTTTCTTCATCGGTCAGAGAGGCAAGTGATATACAGAGATTTCAAGGCCTCAAACATCCTGCTTGATGGG AATTATAATGCCAAGTTATCGGACTTTGGTTTGGCAAAATTGGGCCCTTCAGCAAGTCAATCACATGTAACAACCCGTGTAATGGGGACATATGGTTATGCCGCTCCCGAGTATGTTGCTACAG GGCATTTGTATGTAAAGAGCGACGTCTACGCATTTGGAGTCGTCCTAGTGGAGATGCTGACGGGTCTGCGGGCCCTCGACCCGACCCGCCCGAGCGGGAGACACAATCTCATTGATTGGATCAAGCCCTTCTTATCTGACCGGAGAAAGCTCAAGGGCGTCATGGACTCTCACCTTGAGGGGAGGTATCCCTCAAGGACAGTCTTCCAGATTGCCCAGTTAGCCTTCAAGTGTCTCGAGGCCGAGCCCAAGTTCCGCCCCTCGATGAAGGTAGTTGTGGAGACTCTTGAGCGGCTTGAGGCTGCCGGTGAGAAGCCAACTGAGCCGAGGAGTCGCCCTAATAATCACCCAATGGCTCGACGGAATCATGAGCCCTTGCACCACAGGTCTCCTCTGCACCTAAGGCCAGACAGTAATGGACGAGCATATCAAAATTCACCACGGAGGTAA
- the LOC116202710 gene encoding probable serine/threonine-protein kinase PIX13 isoform X1, which produces MGFHCCWGSPAESSTPVTTGHLSTVLIFLFPERISQTTSNTTSSGGSNFSKNSHFSAASGDEAYPNGQILPDPNLRIFTLAELRAATRNFRPDTVLGEGGFGKVFKGWLEEKSSSRNGSGSVIAVKKLNSESLQGYEEWQSEVNFLGRLSHPNLVKLLGYCLEEKELLLVYEFMQRGSLENHLFGRGSAVQPLLWDLRLKIAIGAARGLAFLHRSERQVIYRDFKASNILLDGNYNAKLSDFGLAKLGPSASQSHVTTRVMGTYGYAAPEYVATGHLYVKSDVYAFGVVLVEMLTGLRALDPTRPSGRHNLIDWIKPFLSDRRKLKGVMDSHLEGRYPSRTVFQIAQLAFKCLEAEPKFRPSMKVVVETLERLEAAGEKPTEPRSRPNNHPMARRNHEPLHHRSPLHLRPDSNGRAYQNSPRR; this is translated from the exons ATGGGGTTTCACTGCTGCTGGGGCTCTCCAGCTGAATCTTCAACCCCTGTAACCACTGGTCATCTCAGCACAG TTCTCATTTTTTTGTTCCCAGAGAGGATATCTCAGACGACAAGCAACACGACATCTTCAGGAGGAAGCAACTTCTCCAAGAACAGCCACTTCTCAGCAGCAAGTGGCGACGAGGCATATCCAAATGGGCAGATCCTCCCTGACCCGAACTTGAGGATTTTTACTCTGGCCGAGTTGAGGGCTGCCACTAGAAACTTCAGGCCTGACACCGTCCTCGGAGAAGGAGGGTTTGGGAAGGTCTTCAAAGGGTGGTTGGAAGAGAAGTCCTCTTCGAGGAATGGAAGTGGGTCTGTGATTGCTGTGAAGAAGCTCAACTCTGAGAGCTTGCAGGGCTATGAGGAGTGGCAG TCAGAGGTCAATTTCTTGGGGCGACTTTCTCATCCCAACCTCGTGAAGCTCCTGGGATATTGtttagaagaaaaagagttgCTCCTCGTGTATGAGTTTATGCAGAGGGGCAGCTTGGAGAATCATCTATTTGGAA GAGGTTCTGCAGTTCAGCCTCTTCTATGGGACTTACGGCTTAAAATTGCTATTGGAGCAGCCCGAGGCCTTGCCTTTCTTCATCGGTCAGAGAGGCAAGTGATATACAGAGATTTCAAGGCCTCAAACATCCTGCTTGATGGG AATTATAATGCCAAGTTATCGGACTTTGGTTTGGCAAAATTGGGCCCTTCAGCAAGTCAATCACATGTAACAACCCGTGTAATGGGGACATATGGTTATGCCGCTCCCGAGTATGTTGCTACAG GGCATTTGTATGTAAAGAGCGACGTCTACGCATTTGGAGTCGTCCTAGTGGAGATGCTGACGGGTCTGCGGGCCCTCGACCCGACCCGCCCGAGCGGGAGACACAATCTCATTGATTGGATCAAGCCCTTCTTATCTGACCGGAGAAAGCTCAAGGGCGTCATGGACTCTCACCTTGAGGGGAGGTATCCCTCAAGGACAGTCTTCCAGATTGCCCAGTTAGCCTTCAAGTGTCTCGAGGCCGAGCCCAAGTTCCGCCCCTCGATGAAGGTAGTTGTGGAGACTCTTGAGCGGCTTGAGGCTGCCGGTGAGAAGCCAACTGAGCCGAGGAGTCGCCCTAATAATCACCCAATGGCTCGACGGAATCATGAGCCCTTGCACCACAGGTCTCCTCTGCACCTAAGGCCAGACAGTAATGGACGAGCATATCAAAATTCACCACGGAGGTAA